The Plasmodium vivax chromosome 12, whole genome shotgun sequence genomic interval cccaTTTGATTAGGGCTCTATTTATTCGCCCCAAATGAGCTGAGAGCATACGATACttcgttcccattttttctcttccacTTGTTGTGTTGAAATACCTTATGTGCGATCTTCCTAAATGCACTCCTTCCCTATGCGcttactttatttttgcaatatgtttgcaatatttttgcagtatttttgctttatttagCTTAACATTTTGGCCATACCGATtcgaaaaaacaaaaaaaaaaaaaaaaaaaattcgatcGCGCTGTCACTGCTTATGCAAGTGCATAATGTGAAATGTGCGTTGGCAATTCTTTCttcaatgttttttttttttttttgtttttacttcttcttttttatgattttttttggaacgggtttcttcaccttttttgtgaCGGAtggcttttcttttttcgtcTTGGTgactttttccttcttattAATTCTGCAATGAAaaataacgcaaaaaaaaaaaaaaaaaaaaaagtgaatattAATGTTAATGTTGCTTGTTAAAATGGCTTGCGCAGGCAATTTTTCGGAATGCCCATGCTTGGAGGCAAAGAGGAGCAACACATTGCAGCTGTTTATATACACatgagcctttttttttttatccaaaTGATGCATGTAATGTGGAAGTGTATTCATTGATGGATGGATCATTAATTTACAAAGTTGTTCATGTGGGAGGGGAGAAGTGCAAATGGTGAGTTACACACacgggaaagaaaaataaataaataaaaataaaagtaagcACGAACTATCGCATGCAAGGAATGCACACAGGAGTAGCTGCAATGCGAGTAGTGTCACGCAAATTAGCACAAAACGGGAAAGTAGAATCTTCGGGAAAACCACAATAGGGTGATGTGCCAGCGGATAAGTTAATCAGATTAGCAAAGTGGAAAATGCCGTTTgggcatttttaaatttttttattatttttttttttttttcccttccagATGGTAAGGTCATTCCGCAGTGTAATACACATGACGTAAAACAgataagataaaataaaatttccacATTGACTTGTGTGCAATCGCACACGTGAGCGATGGAACAGTTGCACAGTCACTAAGTCGCGTCGCGCAACGCGGTATGCTCTATCATCTgtcatacaatttttttggtttcAGAATTGGTTTCCTTGGCGCGGCTGCCTTTCTCCTTGCAGGTTTTTCCTTAGTGGATTTCGTCACATTTTTAGTTGTTAGCTTTTTAGAAATTGCCTTTGCGCCTCCCTTTCTTGCAACCATTTTGGAGAATTGATGAATCTTTGGCTAATCAATCTGGAGTTGCAAAGTTGTCGAATTTGCGCGCACGCGCGGGGAGGGGAGCGACCgaacggggggaaaaacaaaaaatggaggagggaaaaatgcTGGTATGCGAAAGGTGTCAATTGTGTAGtaaaatgcgtaaaaaaatacgtgaGAAATTAAGTGGAAAATTAAGTGGAAATTCAGGTGGAAAATGCGAAAGGGGAATCCTGAACAAATGGAGCAGAGGAAAAGTCAAAGTGaaaagcgcaaaaggggcgcaaaaatgacacaaaaattacgcaa includes:
- a CDS encoding hypothetical protein, conserved (encoded by transcript PVX_118030A) translates to MVARKGGAKAISKKLTTKNVTKSTKEKPARRKAAAPRKPILKPKKLINKKEKVTKTKKEKPSVTKKVKKPVPKKIIKKKK